From Psychrobacillus sp. FSL K6-2836, a single genomic window includes:
- a CDS encoding ACT domain-containing protein, producing the protein MKDVTSQRFFLVREDVLTEAMQKTLEAKHLLQSGKVSSIWDAVKEVDLSRSAFYKYRDAVFPFHSIVQERILTVFLQLEDREGTLARLLQLVADSTCNVLTIHQTIPIQGRASVTLSLDVTAMNKELEEFVNEMKRLDFVESAEVISSGAL; encoded by the coding sequence ATGAAAGATGTGACAAGCCAGAGATTTTTTTTAGTACGGGAGGATGTGCTGACAGAGGCAATGCAAAAAACCTTGGAAGCAAAACACCTCCTTCAATCTGGGAAGGTATCTTCGATATGGGATGCAGTAAAAGAGGTAGATTTATCTCGAAGTGCTTTTTATAAATATCGTGATGCGGTTTTTCCATTCCATTCGATCGTTCAAGAACGAATTTTAACTGTCTTTCTACAATTAGAAGATAGAGAAGGAACACTCGCTAGGCTATTGCAATTGGTGGCTGACTCTACATGTAATGTGTTGACAATCCATCAAACGATACCTATTCAAGGAAGAGCAAGTGTAACATTATCACTAGATGTAACAGCGATGAACAAGGAATTAGAAGAATTTGTAAATGAAATGAAGCGACTGGACTTTGTGGAATCAGCAGAAGTAATTAGCTCTGGCGCTTTATAA
- the rpmA gene encoding 50S ribosomal protein L27, whose product MLKLNLQFFASKKGVGSTRNGRDSQSKRLGAKRADGQFVSGGSILYRQRGTKIHPGENVGRGGDDTLFAKVDGVVRFERYGRDKKKVSVYPVAQEA is encoded by the coding sequence ATGTTAAAATTAAATCTTCAGTTTTTCGCATCCAAAAAGGGAGTAGGTTCGACTCGTAACGGTCGTGACTCTCAATCGAAACGTCTAGGCGCTAAACGTGCTGACGGACAATTCGTATCAGGTGGATCAATTTTATACCGTCAACGCGGGACTAAAATTCATCCAGGTGAAAACGTTGGACGTGGTGGAGATGACACACTTTTTGCGAAAGTTGACGGTGTAGTACGCTTTGAGCGTTACGGCCGCGACAAGAAAAAAGTAAGTGTATATCCTGTAGCTCAAGAAGCTTAA
- the obgE gene encoding GTPase ObgE, protein MFVDHVKVYVKGGDGGDGMVGFRREKYVPLGGPAGGDGGNGGDVIFEVEEGLRTLMDFRYKRIFKADRGVHGGSKNMHGANADDLFIKVPPGTVVKNAETGEVIADLVEHGQKAVIARGGRGGRGNSRFATPANPAPELSEKGEPGFELNVELELKVLADVGLVGFPSVGKSTLLSVVSAAKPKIAPYHFTTIVPNLGMVETEDHRSFAMADLPGLIEGAHEGVGLGHQFLRHIERTRVIVHVIDMSGMEGRDPYEDYLTINEELKQYNLRLTERPQIIVANKMDMPDSEENLKAFKEKVGSDIKVFPISAISRQGLQELLFAVADMLEVAPEFPLEELVEEETETSVMYKYQAKQDDFTISRDDDGAFVLSGGSVERLFKMTDFSREDSIRRFSRQLRGMGIDEALRQRGAKDGDTVRLLKFEFEFIE, encoded by the coding sequence ATGTTTGTTGATCACGTGAAAGTATATGTCAAGGGTGGCGACGGCGGAGATGGTATGGTTGGATTCCGTCGTGAGAAGTATGTTCCTCTAGGAGGTCCTGCAGGTGGGGACGGAGGAAATGGTGGCGACGTTATCTTCGAGGTAGAAGAAGGTCTTCGTACATTAATGGATTTCCGCTATAAGCGTATATTTAAAGCAGATAGAGGAGTTCATGGTGGTAGTAAGAATATGCATGGTGCCAATGCTGATGATTTATTCATTAAAGTTCCGCCTGGTACAGTAGTAAAAAATGCAGAAACCGGGGAAGTAATTGCTGACTTAGTTGAGCATGGTCAAAAGGCTGTAATTGCAAGAGGTGGTCGTGGTGGTAGAGGGAACTCTCGTTTCGCAACGCCTGCAAATCCGGCTCCAGAGCTTTCTGAAAAAGGAGAGCCAGGTTTCGAGTTAAATGTTGAGTTAGAGTTAAAAGTATTAGCTGACGTCGGTTTAGTTGGATTCCCAAGTGTCGGAAAATCCACTCTACTCTCAGTTGTATCGGCAGCTAAACCTAAAATTGCTCCATACCATTTTACTACAATTGTACCAAACTTAGGAATGGTGGAAACAGAGGATCATCGTAGCTTTGCGATGGCGGATCTACCAGGACTAATCGAAGGTGCACATGAAGGAGTAGGGCTTGGTCACCAATTTTTACGTCATATTGAACGTACGCGTGTAATCGTGCATGTAATCGATATGTCTGGTATGGAAGGTCGCGATCCTTACGAGGATTATTTAACCATTAATGAAGAACTAAAACAATATAATCTTCGTTTAACGGAAAGACCACAAATTATTGTAGCCAATAAAATGGATATGCCAGATTCCGAAGAAAATTTAAAAGCATTTAAAGAAAAAGTAGGATCAGATATAAAAGTGTTCCCAATTTCAGCAATTTCTCGTCAGGGCTTACAAGAGTTATTATTTGCTGTAGCAGACATGTTAGAAGTTGCACCAGAATTCCCATTAGAGGAATTAGTAGAAGAAGAAACAGAAACTTCTGTTATGTACAAGTATCAAGCTAAACAAGACGACTTCACTATTTCAAGAGATGATGATGGGGCCTTCGTACTTTCTGGTGGATCAGTAGAAAGATTATTTAAAATGACTGACTTCAGTAGAGAAGATTCTATCCGTAGATTCTCAAGACAGCTACGTGGAATGGGAATCGACGAAGCTCTTCGTCAGCGTGGAGCTAAAGATGGGGATACTGTACGATTATTGAAATTTGAATTTGAGTTTATCGAATAG
- the minD gene encoding septum site-determining protein MinD has protein sequence MGEAIVITSGKGGVGKTTTTANLGTALALQGKKVCLMDTDIGLRNLDVVLGLENRIIYDLVDVIEGRCKIHQALVKDKRFEDRLYLLPAAQTVDKNAVNPEQMKELVLELKREYDYVLIDCPAGIEQGYKNAIAGADKAIVVTTPEISAVRDADRIIGLLEQEETIDPPKLIINRIRQHLMNSGDALDINEITTHLSIDLLGIIADDENVITSSNKGEPIVMNPANRAALGYRNIARRILGESVPLMSMDNPKTGVFSKIKSIFSK, from the coding sequence GTGGGAGAAGCAATCGTTATAACTTCAGGTAAAGGTGGGGTCGGTAAAACGACAACAACAGCTAACCTTGGAACTGCATTGGCCCTGCAAGGGAAAAAAGTTTGTTTAATGGATACGGATATTGGATTACGTAATTTGGATGTAGTTCTTGGTCTTGAGAACAGAATTATCTATGATTTAGTAGACGTTATAGAAGGTAGATGTAAAATTCATCAAGCGCTTGTGAAAGATAAACGCTTTGAGGATAGACTTTACCTACTCCCAGCGGCTCAAACTGTAGACAAAAATGCCGTAAATCCTGAACAAATGAAAGAACTTGTTTTAGAGTTAAAACGTGAATATGACTATGTCTTAATTGATTGCCCAGCTGGAATTGAGCAAGGCTATAAAAATGCGATTGCTGGTGCGGATAAAGCAATCGTAGTTACTACACCTGAAATTTCGGCTGTGCGTGATGCAGATCGTATTATTGGGTTACTGGAGCAAGAAGAAACAATTGATCCACCTAAGCTAATCATTAATCGAATTCGTCAGCATTTGATGAATAGCGGTGATGCACTGGATATAAATGAAATTACTACTCACTTATCCATTGATTTGTTAGGAATTATTGCGGATGATGAAAATGTTATTACTTCTTCTAATAAAGGTGAACCTATCGTTATGAATCCTGCTAACAGAGCTGCACTTGGATACCGTAACATCGCTCGCCGCATTTTAGGAGAATCAGTACCATTAATGTCCATGGACAATCCTAAAACAGGTGTTTTTTCTAAAATCAAATCTATTTTTTCTAAATAA
- a CDS encoding Spo0B domain-containing protein: MDRNEITLNEVLRHTMHDYLNNMHLLQMNLDMGKPEEAKALIQKYSQKCTQFFDINNIGLYKTNEWLQTFSMKYNQLTLDVQTSLLNRKAGKYDDALRDYLNRFIQAIYPHFRGYQEQLLKLHIISDEFLEILIDIRGDWSNNKWQDEQAEELFQLEILEATNNSIKVKLIASGRLE; encoded by the coding sequence ATGGATCGTAACGAGATTACTTTAAATGAAGTGCTTCGCCATACAATGCATGATTATTTAAATAATATGCATCTATTACAAATGAATTTAGATATGGGCAAGCCTGAAGAAGCTAAGGCTTTAATACAAAAATATTCCCAAAAATGCACTCAATTTTTTGATATAAATAATATTGGCTTATATAAAACAAATGAATGGCTACAAACATTTAGTATGAAATATAATCAATTAACTTTAGATGTTCAAACATCTCTTCTAAATAGAAAAGCAGGTAAGTACGATGATGCTTTAAGAGATTATCTAAATAGATTTATACAAGCTATTTACCCGCATTTTAGAGGATATCAAGAGCAGTTACTGAAACTTCATATCATTTCAGATGAATTTTTGGAAATACTAATAGATATTCGGGGAGATTGGTCTAATAATAAATGGCAGGATGAACAAGCAGAAGAGCTATTTCAGCTGGAAATATTAGAAGCAACCAACAATTCGATAAAAGTAAAACTAATTGCAAGTGGAAGATTGGAGTGA
- a CDS encoding phosphotransferase, which produces MSTYIRQIKKNVWKWKNENGIFSVKKYPTVEQAEKIRLIHKELESIDKPFILPIIESTQEDFIIQPWYKGTHTVSYRFKEDRKEVYSLLNQIHETNRIVDWEDSNLFYSFNLISKWQNRKWKMNEISFFIESHIGCNQTKLLLLCGDVALRNMKPFNMEKRTLLHGDVVHHNFLSDSSDYKIIDFDLAVIGPREMENILWMHRVLPEIDYDILLLIQEFPHLEKVVRQYKEAMMYPNELYREWLYAYSLPKERKQKFIEQLIPYTNKALTEWPNLCYTLSKL; this is translated from the coding sequence GTGAGTACGTATATACGGCAGATTAAGAAAAATGTATGGAAATGGAAAAATGAAAACGGCATATTCTCTGTAAAAAAATATCCAACCGTTGAACAGGCAGAAAAAATTCGCCTAATTCATAAAGAGCTAGAATCCATCGATAAACCTTTTATACTTCCAATTATTGAATCGACACAAGAGGATTTTATTATTCAACCATGGTATAAAGGGACACATACAGTTTCCTATCGTTTTAAAGAAGACAGAAAAGAAGTCTATTCTCTCCTAAATCAAATTCATGAGACCAATCGTATAGTTGACTGGGAAGATAGCAATTTATTTTATTCTTTTAATCTTATTTCTAAATGGCAGAATCGGAAATGGAAGATGAATGAAATCTCCTTTTTCATCGAGTCACATATAGGATGTAATCAGACAAAACTACTATTGCTTTGTGGTGATGTTGCATTACGAAATATGAAACCATTTAATATGGAAAAACGAACCTTACTACACGGGGATGTTGTTCATCATAATTTTTTATCGGATAGCTCTGATTATAAAATAATTGATTTTGATCTGGCTGTGATAGGTCCAAGAGAAATGGAAAATATATTATGGATGCATCGGGTACTTCCGGAAATAGACTATGATATTTTGTTGCTTATCCAAGAATTTCCACATCTTGAAAAAGTAGTTCGACAGTATAAGGAAGCAATGATGTATCCTAATGAGCTATATCGAGAATGGTTGTACGCTTACTCATTGCCCAAAGAGCGTAAACAGAAATTTATCGAACAGTTAATACCATATACTAATAAAGCACTAACAGAATGGCCCAATTTATGCTATACTTTAAGTAAACTATAA
- the pheA gene encoding prephenate dehydratase — MTTKQVAFLGPEASFTHLATKSLFQQELLVPIRTIPECIEAVATGEVDVAVVPLENALEGTVPLTIDYLFHEAELYVIAELLSPIEQHLMVHPSNAERWEEMITVYSHPHALAQCHKYLYYRFGKVPLEQSSSTAAAAKYVSENEDLCIAAIGNTSAASEYGLKIVEQNIHDFHFNHTRFFVISKKNHCIERDGHTDQVKTTVMITLPKDDRSGALHQVLSVFAWRQLNLSKIESRPLKTGLGQYFFIMDVLEDEEKPMMIGAMEELKALGCGVKSLGSYYTYETKNEAIRS; from the coding sequence ATGACAACCAAACAAGTTGCTTTTCTAGGGCCAGAAGCTTCTTTTACACATTTAGCAACGAAGTCATTATTTCAACAAGAGTTGTTAGTGCCAATTCGTACTATACCTGAATGTATTGAAGCTGTTGCAACGGGAGAAGTAGATGTAGCGGTAGTCCCTTTGGAAAATGCTTTAGAGGGCACAGTTCCGTTAACGATAGATTATTTATTCCATGAGGCAGAGCTTTACGTTATTGCAGAGCTATTATCTCCAATCGAGCAGCATTTAATGGTCCATCCAAGTAATGCGGAGCGATGGGAAGAAATGATAACTGTATACTCCCATCCACATGCTTTGGCGCAATGCCACAAATATTTGTATTACCGATTTGGAAAAGTACCATTAGAACAATCATCTTCAACCGCAGCAGCAGCGAAATACGTTTCTGAAAACGAAGATTTATGTATCGCCGCGATTGGAAATACTTCAGCCGCATCGGAATATGGTTTGAAAATTGTTGAACAAAATATACATGATTTTCATTTTAATCATACGCGCTTTTTTGTGATTTCTAAAAAGAATCATTGTATCGAACGAGATGGTCATACAGATCAAGTGAAAACAACGGTCATGATCACCTTACCTAAAGACGATCGTTCTGGTGCCTTACATCAGGTGCTTTCTGTATTTGCATGGAGACAGCTCAATTTAAGTAAAATTGAGTCACGACCATTAAAAACAGGTTTAGGGCAATATTTCTTTATCATGGATGTTCTAGAAGATGAAGAAAAGCCAATGATGATCGGTGCAATGGAAGAGTTAAAAGCTCTTGGCTGTGGCGTAAAATCATTAGGCTCGTATTATACATACGAAACAAAAAACGAAGCAATCCGATCTTAA
- the rplU gene encoding 50S ribosomal protein L21 produces the protein MYAIIETGGKQIKVEQGQEIYIEKLDANADEVVTFEKVLFVGGEDVKVGAPFVEGATVTAKVVKNGKAKKITVFKYKAKKNYHKKQGHRQPYTKLVVESISL, from the coding sequence ATGTACGCAATTATTGAAACTGGTGGTAAACAAATCAAAGTTGAACAAGGGCAAGAAATCTACATTGAAAAATTAGATGCTAATGCTGATGAAGTTGTAACTTTTGAAAAAGTTTTATTCGTAGGTGGAGAAGATGTTAAAGTTGGCGCTCCATTCGTGGAAGGTGCTACAGTTACAGCGAAAGTTGTAAAAAATGGCAAAGCTAAAAAAATTACAGTCTTCAAATACAAAGCGAAAAAGAACTATCACAAAAAACAAGGTCACAGACAGCCATACACTAAATTAGTAGTAGAATCTATTAGTTTATAA
- a CDS encoding metalloprotease, translating to MNKSLFRVHPIMIPFFLFFYLSGEIAMYALVFGSLLAHELGHLIVAVCMGAKIQSCTILPYGGEIKVEQFSKHSKMMQVCVILGGPTSTLLLLLFGMLVDFPQANIFIMIQYLILGLNLLPIFPLDGGRIIHSIFPERYEELIGFSVFICVIVFTISCFYFPQGLAFTLIFLFLGFQNLSYWRFRKYKLAFDWITKSA from the coding sequence ATGAATAAGTCACTATTTCGTGTACACCCTATAATGATTCCTTTTTTTCTTTTCTTTTATTTATCTGGTGAAATAGCTATGTATGCACTCGTGTTTGGCTCGTTGTTGGCTCATGAGCTTGGCCATTTAATCGTTGCAGTATGCATGGGTGCAAAAATTCAATCTTGCACTATTTTACCCTATGGCGGCGAAATTAAGGTGGAGCAATTTTCTAAGCACTCGAAAATGATGCAGGTGTGCGTAATTTTAGGAGGGCCAACTAGCACGCTTCTGTTGCTCTTATTTGGTATGCTCGTAGATTTTCCTCAAGCTAATATATTTATCATGATTCAATATCTTATTTTAGGTTTAAATCTATTGCCGATCTTTCCTTTAGACGGAGGACGAATCATACATTCTATTTTTCCAGAGAGATATGAGGAGCTAATCGGTTTTTCGGTATTTATTTGTGTTATCGTTTTTACGATAAGTTGTTTTTATTTTCCGCAAGGCTTGGCTTTTACGCTTATATTTTTGTTTCTCGGTTTTCAAAACTTATCCTATTGGAGATTTCGTAAGTACAAGCTTGCATTTGATTGGATAACAAAAAGCGCTTGA
- a CDS encoding transcription repressor NadR: protein MKKLKGEDRRNWIFSYLKEEHTPVTGTELAKLTNVSRQVIVNDITLLKATNAPIMSTSQGYIVLPDKESTPYVQRRVACNHQSIHSEDELFTLVDAGVTVENVTVEHPVYGEITSSIMVSNRHDVEMFLKKVRDTDAPFLLELTAGIHLHLLSAPTEEILNRGISAIREKGYLMEG from the coding sequence GTGAAAAAGTTAAAAGGTGAGGACCGTAGGAATTGGATTTTTTCCTATTTAAAGGAAGAGCATACTCCTGTGACTGGCACGGAGTTAGCAAAGCTCACCAATGTCAGCAGACAGGTGATTGTGAATGATATAACATTATTAAAAGCAACGAATGCGCCTATTATGTCTACTAGTCAAGGCTATATTGTATTGCCTGATAAAGAAAGCACCCCATATGTTCAACGACGGGTAGCATGCAATCACCAATCCATTCATTCAGAGGATGAGCTTTTTACTTTAGTTGATGCTGGGGTAACTGTAGAAAACGTTACCGTTGAACACCCTGTATACGGAGAAATCACTTCCTCTATCATGGTTTCTAATCGACATGACGTAGAAATGTTTTTAAAGAAGGTACGAGATACGGATGCTCCATTTTTATTGGAGCTTACTGCTGGAATTCATTTGCATTTATTGTCCGCGCCAACCGAAGAAATTTTAAATAGAGGTATTAGTGCAATTAGAGAAAAAGGTTATTTGATGGAAGGATAA
- the mreD gene encoding rod shape-determining protein MreD yields the protein MIRFLVIAISVLLFYLEPIFGLFSPIELKSDFYVLVPRFLIIYLIFVAIYYDRKRAMLYGLFFGLLYDVFFIDIIGLYSFIYPLMCLVASYTVKYIHQHLLVSTILTLLLVAGVELLLFWFYTFIGIKTMTFTYFYQHNLIPTMIANAVFLLMFGWAFKYILLNRFNQKALLLQK from the coding sequence ATGATTCGTTTTCTAGTTATTGCGATCTCGGTTCTATTATTCTACTTAGAACCGATTTTTGGTCTTTTTTCGCCAATTGAATTGAAGAGTGATTTTTATGTATTAGTACCACGTTTTCTTATCATTTACCTGATTTTTGTAGCAATCTATTATGACCGAAAACGTGCAATGCTTTATGGTTTGTTTTTTGGGCTCTTGTATGATGTCTTTTTCATTGATATTATTGGATTATATTCTTTTATTTATCCTCTAATGTGTTTGGTTGCTAGTTATACCGTTAAATACATTCACCAACATCTTTTGGTTTCTACTATTCTCACCTTGCTTCTCGTAGCTGGGGTAGAGTTATTATTATTCTGGTTTTATACTTTCATCGGGATTAAAACGATGACTTTTACTTATTTTTATCAACATAATCTCATTCCTACAATGATTGCAAATGCTGTATTTTTATTAATGTTCGGATGGGCTTTTAAATATATTCTTCTAAATCGGTTTAATCAAAAAGCCTTATTGCTTCAAAAATAG
- a CDS encoding ribosomal-processing cysteine protease Prp, with product MIKVTITKDQSGHIHSFEMKGHADFAEHGKDLVCAGASAVSFGAVNAVIALTEITPIITQKGDGGYLYVEVPSISNLEKAAQIQLILEAMVVSLQTIEQDYAKYIKITFKK from the coding sequence ATGATTAAAGTGACTATAACAAAAGATCAATCGGGTCATATACATTCTTTCGAGATGAAAGGCCATGCTGATTTTGCGGAACATGGAAAAGATTTAGTATGTGCAGGAGCTTCAGCTGTATCCTTTGGTGCAGTTAATGCTGTGATCGCACTTACAGAAATCACACCCATAATTACGCAAAAAGGGGACGGAGGCTATTTATATGTCGAGGTTCCAAGCATATCAAATCTGGAAAAGGCTGCTCAAATACAGCTGATTTTAGAAGCGATGGTTGTTTCTTTACAAACGATTGAGCAAGATTATGCCAAGTATATAAAAATAACCTTCAAAAAGTAG
- the minC gene encoding septum site-determining protein MinC: MTKKQLIFIKGTKEGLVLRLDDQCSYAELLDELTKKVSDEGFEGQAEVLLHLGYRYCNDEQTKEIISCVQQTEHLRVTKIQSEVMTVEDCNRRLLENQSETYVGIVRSGQIITALGDLVVVGDVNPNGRVVAGGNIFVLGRLKGIAHAGSSGNKEAVIAASWLEATHLIIDNVVETMTDELTVLSEHPEMECAYLHTNGSIAIDRLQDLRLLRPNLSTFKGGS; the protein is encoded by the coding sequence TTGACAAAAAAGCAGTTAATATTTATTAAAGGAACGAAAGAGGGCCTTGTATTACGCCTAGACGATCAGTGTTCATATGCAGAGCTTTTAGATGAATTAACAAAAAAGGTTTCTGATGAAGGGTTTGAAGGTCAAGCAGAAGTACTTTTACATCTAGGTTATCGTTATTGCAACGATGAACAGACAAAAGAGATTATATCTTGCGTTCAACAAACAGAACATCTACGCGTGACCAAAATTCAAAGTGAAGTTATGACAGTGGAAGATTGTAATAGAAGATTACTAGAAAACCAGTCAGAGACTTATGTAGGAATTGTTCGTTCAGGACAAATCATTACTGCTTTGGGGGATCTGGTAGTTGTAGGTGATGTGAATCCAAACGGAAGAGTCGTTGCTGGAGGGAACATTTTTGTCCTCGGTCGACTTAAAGGAATTGCTCATGCGGGGTCATCTGGAAACAAAGAAGCAGTTATAGCTGCTTCTTGGCTAGAGGCAACGCATTTGATCATCGATAATGTGGTAGAAACGATGACCGATGAGCTGACTGTTCTATCTGAGCATCCCGAAATGGAATGTGCTTATTTACATACAAATGGTTCAATAGCAATTGATCGATTACAGGATCTTCGTCTGTTAAGACCTAATTTATCAACATTTAAAGGAGGAAGCTAA
- the ruvA gene encoding Holliday junction branch migration protein RuvA, with protein MYDYIKGQVTRVTPEYVVVEQQGIGYQLFTPNPFAFRKSEEMVQVYTHFHVREDAQQLMGFPSLAQRELFRKLILVSGIGPKGALAILASGEPTHVIQAIEREDETFLVKFPGVGKKTARQMILDLKGKLNDLIDFELLEYEDDEPNLFDNGEADHELEEAMLALTALGYSERELAKIRPLLKAEAGLQTTDQFMKKALQLLFGGK; from the coding sequence ATGTATGATTACATAAAAGGACAAGTAACTCGGGTCACACCAGAATACGTGGTAGTGGAGCAGCAGGGAATAGGTTATCAACTCTTTACGCCGAATCCATTTGCCTTCAGAAAAAGTGAGGAAATGGTCCAAGTATATACGCACTTTCATGTCCGTGAGGATGCGCAGCAGCTTATGGGATTTCCAAGCCTTGCGCAGAGGGAATTATTTCGTAAGCTCATTTTAGTTTCCGGGATTGGTCCGAAGGGCGCTTTGGCAATTTTAGCTAGTGGGGAGCCAACCCACGTCATTCAAGCGATCGAAAGAGAAGATGAAACATTCTTAGTGAAATTTCCTGGGGTAGGAAAGAAAACTGCTCGCCAAATGATATTAGATTTAAAAGGAAAACTAAATGATTTAATAGATTTTGAACTGCTAGAATACGAAGATGATGAACCTAACTTATTTGATAATGGGGAAGCTGATCATGAACTTGAAGAAGCAATGCTAGCACTAACAGCATTAGGATATTCGGAGAGAGAATTAGCTAAAATTCGACCACTGCTTAAAGCGGAGGCTGGACTTCAAACAACCGACCAATTTATGAAAAAAGCTTTACAATTATTATTTGGAGGCAAATAA
- the safA gene encoding SafA/ExsA family spore coat assembly protein: MQTHIVVKGDTLWKISRNYGVSFEELKKVNAHLANPEYIVPGMKIFIPNSKKMESTTHPYSDNRPVKKEMVKKEMIKKEEVKIPQPNKSKMHPAPPVVPVVPLPKPMQPVAPTYQQPQPPKQQQKPQPPPQQPQPQPSYTFPIHTMPVPDIDMTPSPQGWRLMESTSIHIHNHIENYDIDVDKTPVSQPTPQPVQPTPIQPTPQLTSPIMEEASPTFPTMYPCPPFQPFPYMQPEVNYGGFPCIQVCYVPVYPCPPYPYPHY; encoded by the coding sequence GTGCAAACTCATATTGTTGTAAAAGGGGACACTCTGTGGAAAATTTCCAGAAATTATGGTGTTTCTTTTGAGGAATTAAAGAAAGTTAATGCGCATCTCGCTAATCCGGAATATATTGTGCCTGGTATGAAAATTTTTATTCCAAATTCTAAGAAAATGGAATCGACGACACATCCATACAGCGATAATCGACCAGTAAAGAAAGAAATGGTCAAAAAAGAAATGATAAAAAAGGAGGAAGTGAAAATCCCGCAACCTAATAAATCAAAGATGCATCCAGCACCACCAGTAGTGCCAGTAGTACCGTTGCCCAAACCGATGCAACCCGTAGCTCCTACGTATCAACAGCCACAGCCGCCAAAGCAACAACAAAAGCCACAACCACCGCCGCAACAACCGCAACCCCAGCCATCCTATACATTCCCAATTCATACGATGCCTGTACCTGACATTGATATGACCCCATCTCCCCAAGGTTGGAGATTGATGGAGTCTACGTCTATTCACATTCATAACCATATTGAGAATTATGATATAGATGTTGATAAAACGCCAGTATCGCAACCAACACCGCAGCCTGTCCAACCAACGCCAATACAACCAACACCGCAGCTAACAAGTCCGATAATGGAAGAAGCTTCACCTACTTTCCCGACAATGTATCCGTGCCCGCCATTTCAACCATTTCCATACATGCAGCCAGAAGTAAATTACGGAGGATTCCCATGTATACAAGTTTGTTATGTACCTGTATATCCATGTCCTCCCTATCCTTATCCCCATTATTAA